In Primulina eburnea isolate SZY01 chromosome 5, ASM2296580v1, whole genome shotgun sequence, a single window of DNA contains:
- the LOC140831342 gene encoding uncharacterized protein — translation MSKRFAKKLGRRPDKLTEPFRISTPTSRAIETEEIYRDCEISINNQTFGADLIQLIMVDFDIILGMDWLARNSAVVDCKGKEVKLRTPKQEEVVFHGKSKGRKSLLSASQAWKAMKSGEDIYLAMVSEVTEEVELKLEDIPIVREFPDVFPEELSGTVPEREVEFEINLVPGAAPISKAPYRMAPAELKELKEQLQELQDKKQIRPSVSPWGAPVLFVKKKDGSMRLCIDYRELNKITIKNRSGLKTFLRQPFEPDTGIMNSQ, via the exons atgtctaagagatttgctAAGAAGTTAGGACGTAGGCCTGATAAGCTAACTGAACCTTTCCGAATATCCACACCTACGAGTAGAGCTATAGAAACTGAGGAGATTTACAGAGATTGTGAAATCAGTATTAATAATCAGACTTTTGGCGCCGACTTGATACAGTTAATCATGGTCGATTTCGACATCATCTTagggatggattggttagcGAGAAACAGTGCAGTAGTAGATTGTAAGGGAAAGGAAGTCAAACTCCGAACCCCGAAGCAGGAAGAAGTCGTGTTTCACGGTAAATCCAAGGGACGTAAATCACTATTGTCCGCGTCTCAGGCTTGGAAGGCCATGAAATCCGGAGAAGATATCTACCTAGCAATGGTCAGTGAGGTAACAGAAGAGGTCGAGCTGAAACTGGAAGACATCCCGATAGTGAGAGAGTTCCCCgatgtttttccagaagaaCTCTCAGGGACGGTCCCGGAACGCGAAGTGGAGTTCGAGATCAACCTGGTTCCCGGtgcggcaccaatctctaaagcaccttacagaatggcaccagctgAGCTTAAGGAGCTAAAGGAACAGCTCCAAGAATTGCAAGACAAGAAGCAAATTCGACCGAGTGTGTCCCCATGGGGAGCTCCGGTACTcttcgtcaagaagaaagacgggAGTATGAGATTGTGCATCGACTACAGAGAATTGAACAAGATCACGATCAAGAACAG GTCAGGGCTGAAGACATTCCTAAGACAGCCTTTCgaaccagatacgggcattatgaattcaCAGTGA
- the LOC140831344 gene encoding uncharacterized protein, whose translation MAIATIVATTLQGLVNPNANQQPPPPPQHGVKFHYESLRKNRCPTFSGAADPEVSQSWLKSVETQLRLLEVPDALKVDVIVHFLEDKAAKWWEAVSPAMTAAGPITWRIFRETFLKQYYPEEVRLQKLSEFENFSQAPDMSVVEYTSQFNALGSYAPAIMADEVLKLHRFKKGLNSRIQSALVVYQPANFSDLMGAAIRAEADIRRREGENRNKRPPVNQPSQGRPMFKRPNQSGGPPSGKFPSDNYQGLKPCSTCGFKHSGECRRASGVCFGCGKAGHRIAECPTAANRPAGPNRGTGPNTGAGRG comes from the exons ATGGCTATAGCCACGATCGTGGCGACTACACTTCAGGGGTTAGTGAACCCCAATGCTAATCAGCAGCCCCCACCTCCACCACAGCATGGGGTCAAGTTTCATTACGAGTCTCTGCGCAAGAACAGGTGTCCAACTTTCAGTGGCGCTGCCGACCCTGAAGTTAGCCAGAGCTGGCTAAAGAGTGTGGAAACTCAGTTAAGACTATTGGAAGTCCCAGATGCACTAAAAGTGGACGTGATAGTGCACTTCCTGGAAGACAAGGCAGCTAAATGGTGGGAAGCAGTCTCGCCAGCCATGACCGCTGCTGGGCCAATCACATGGCGTATCTTCCGAGAAACATTTCTGAAGCAGTACTACCCGGAAGAAGTCAGACTGCAGAAGCTAAGTGAATTTGAGAATTTCAGTCAGGCTCCAGACATGTCAGTGGTGGAATATACCTCTCAATTCAATGCCCTCGGGTCTTATGCTCCAGCAATCATGGCAGACGAAGTTCTGAAATTGCACCGTTTTAAGAAGGGGTTGAACAGCAGGATCCAATCAGCTCTAGTGGTATACCAACCTGCCAACTTTTCCGATTTGATGGGTGCGGCTATCCGAGCCGAAGCTGATATTCGTCGGAGAGAAGGGGAAAACAGGAACAAGCGACCCCCTGTCAACCAGCCTTCTCAGGGCAGACCAATGTTCAAGAGGCCCAATCAGTCGGGTGGACCTCCCTCAGGGAAATTCCCCTCCGATAACTACCAAGGACTCAAGCCATGCTCAACATGTGGCTTCAAGCACTCTGGGGAATGCCGAAGGGCAAGCGGTGTGTGTTTTGGATGTGGGAAAGCGGGGCACCGAATTGCAGAGTGTCCTACCGCTGCCAACCGACCAGCAGGGCCAAACAGAGGAACTGGGCCAAATACTGGAGCAG GAAGAGGCTGA